Proteins from a genomic interval of Hornefia porci:
- a CDS encoding PrgI family protein, translating to MLSVAVHKDIAEYQPKVVGKLTTRTLVSVVGALGCSVLSALYMYFVLGINPGDNMILIYAVSLPFWCCGFVRPKGMPFEKFVPLWLRAQFENDRIFYVPSMELAGLVGTPGGTSKKKGKVYGRFYRKQQSLRGIESYSPRAGRVIT from the coding sequence ATGTTGTCTGTCGCAGTTCACAAGGACATTGCTGAGTACCAGCCGAAGGTGGTTGGAAAGCTCACAACACGCACGCTGGTCTCCGTTGTGGGTGCTCTCGGCTGCTCGGTTCTTTCCGCCCTCTACATGTACTTCGTCCTCGGGATAAACCCCGGGGACAACATGATTCTCATTTATGCCGTCTCGCTCCCGTTCTGGTGCTGCGGCTTTGTGAGACCAAAGGGGATGCCCTTTGAGAAGTTCGTTCCACTTTGGCTGAGGGCGCAGTTCGAGAACGACCGGATTTTCTACGTGCCCTCCATGGAACTGGCAGGGCTTGTAGGAACCCCGGGCGGAACCTCCAAGAAGAAAGGCAAGGTTTATGGAAGATTTTATCGAAAGCAGCAAAGTCTCAGAGGAATCGAGTCCTACTCCCCAAGGGCAGGACGCGTCATCACCTAG
- a CDS encoding VirB4-like conjugal transfer ATPase, CD1110 family, with the protein MEDFIESSKVSEESSPTPQGQDASSPSGGESPGFDVEAFVHASGEDFGTGRAGTDFDKDSGPVDVGALKQMFPSFTTGRKLSRKEKKAALRKIREERRAAKEAEKEAKKSYTSVKSQLRDRDHELSEKTADARRRREAAKDVVRYIGYNRMYQDGICEVEEGLFSSTIAFDDTSYHSVRDEQQKAMFSALTRLYDQFGADTLVQMSVINTPLLKEDVGHRQFFDPSRQSCEAAMHDAQVFNDILNDKVREGVSNIRRNRYLTYSVSADTAEEAARQLARIETESSRILNSIGSKPHLMNGTQRLSVLHSLLNPYRPFIFDYQRDISSVRMQTTKDCIAPGQIDFKPDGVYNDCFKLDNGIYGQVLVMKKFGSELSDRALADIVDLPIPMEVTWFVQPMDKSKAINYVRTRSAWIDKEIIEEQRSAVNKGYDFSILPQELKYSKEETEDVLDNLQNKNQRLYVFTGLIYTYAESKEQLDTQAMRIISMARQNSIEVDTYEYRQRRGLNSILPLGHNHVEISRMFTTAQVAILVPFATQELDDAGGNYYGQNKHSRNLVLCNRKKLTSPMGFVCGKTGAGKGMFVKTEMTATIFSNPTDEIYVIDRAGEYTGIAERYGGSVFHFGVGTGTYLNPFDTVSVEHMSRNEQIAFKIDAMLAQAAASAAESDEPFTQIDQSIITRCVNIAFQSAAERGDGKPPLLQDFYDTLRKQPEKQAREDIALRYERFIQPPMDFFNHQSNVDFKSRIVDFNLKDLPDSMLVFALINICEAVRNRMYFNAKRNVRTWLYVEEMQSMFAYPTVLNYFSRFSNEGRKFGLLLTGITQNATAMLNNEAAQNIVLNADFLMLLKQSPLDRMRWVELLNLSEQEEECIDESVEPGDGLLIAGNARVPIRGKFPKGNVLYELFSTNPNDRKKDR; encoded by the coding sequence ATGGAAGATTTTATCGAAAGCAGCAAAGTCTCAGAGGAATCGAGTCCTACTCCCCAAGGGCAGGACGCGTCATCACCTAGCGGCGGGGAAAGCCCCGGCTTTGACGTAGAAGCCTTTGTGCACGCTTCCGGCGAGGACTTCGGGACGGGACGCGCCGGCACCGATTTTGACAAGGACAGCGGCCCGGTTGACGTTGGCGCGCTCAAGCAGATGTTCCCCTCGTTCACCACTGGAAGGAAGCTGTCGCGCAAGGAAAAGAAGGCGGCGCTGCGAAAAATCCGGGAGGAGCGCCGTGCGGCGAAGGAAGCCGAAAAAGAAGCAAAGAAGAGCTACACGTCAGTGAAGTCCCAACTCAGGGACAGGGACCACGAGCTGAGCGAGAAGACGGCGGACGCGAGGAGAAGGAGGGAAGCCGCGAAGGACGTTGTCCGCTACATCGGCTACAACCGCATGTATCAGGATGGCATCTGCGAGGTGGAGGAGGGGCTTTTCTCGTCCACCATCGCCTTTGATGACACGAGCTATCATTCCGTCCGTGACGAGCAGCAGAAGGCCATGTTTTCGGCCCTCACGCGGCTCTATGACCAGTTCGGTGCGGACACGCTGGTTCAGATGAGCGTCATCAACACGCCGCTCCTCAAGGAGGACGTTGGCCACCGCCAGTTCTTCGACCCGTCAAGGCAGAGCTGCGAAGCCGCGATGCATGACGCGCAGGTGTTCAATGACATACTCAATGACAAGGTGCGGGAAGGCGTCAGCAACATCCGGCGAAACCGCTACCTGACCTATTCCGTCAGTGCGGACACGGCGGAGGAAGCGGCAAGGCAGCTCGCCCGCATCGAGACGGAATCCAGCCGCATCCTCAACTCCATCGGCTCGAAGCCGCATCTTATGAACGGCACCCAGCGCCTTTCCGTCCTCCACTCGCTGCTCAATCCCTACCGGCCCTTCATCTTCGACTATCAGAGGGATATTTCCAGCGTGCGGATGCAGACCACAAAGGACTGCATCGCGCCGGGGCAGATTGACTTCAAGCCGGATGGCGTGTACAACGACTGCTTCAAGCTGGACAACGGGATTTACGGACAGGTCCTCGTCATGAAGAAGTTCGGCTCGGAGCTTTCCGACCGCGCGCTGGCGGATATCGTGGACCTGCCCATCCCCATGGAGGTCACGTGGTTCGTCCAGCCCATGGACAAGTCCAAGGCCATCAACTACGTTCGCACGCGTAGCGCGTGGATTGACAAGGAAATCATTGAGGAGCAGCGCAGCGCCGTCAACAAGGGGTACGACTTCTCCATTCTTCCGCAGGAGCTGAAATACTCAAAGGAAGAAACGGAAGACGTTCTCGACAACCTACAGAACAAGAATCAGCGCCTTTACGTCTTCACGGGTCTTATTTACACCTATGCGGAGAGCAAGGAGCAGCTGGACACGCAGGCCATGCGCATCATCTCCATGGCGCGGCAGAACTCCATCGAGGTGGACACCTACGAGTACCGGCAGCGCAGGGGGCTGAACTCGATTCTCCCGCTCGGGCACAACCACGTGGAAATCAGCCGCATGTTCACCACGGCGCAGGTGGCCATCCTCGTGCCCTTCGCGACGCAGGAGCTGGACGATGCCGGCGGGAACTATTACGGCCAGAACAAGCATTCCAGAAATCTCGTTCTCTGCAACCGCAAGAAGCTGACTTCTCCGATGGGCTTTGTCTGTGGCAAGACGGGCGCGGGCAAGGGAATGTTCGTCAAGACCGAGATGACCGCGACCATCTTCTCAAACCCGACGGACGAGATTTATGTTATCGACCGCGCCGGCGAGTACACCGGAATTGCCGAGCGCTATGGCGGCTCCGTCTTCCACTTCGGCGTCGGAACCGGCACGTACCTGAACCCGTTTGATACCGTCTCTGTCGAGCACATGTCCCGCAACGAGCAGATTGCCTTCAAAATCGACGCGATGCTTGCGCAGGCGGCTGCCAGCGCCGCAGAGTCCGACGAGCCGTTCACGCAGATTGACCAGTCCATCATCACGAGATGCGTCAACATCGCATTCCAGAGCGCGGCGGAGCGGGGAGACGGCAAGCCGCCCCTGCTACAGGACTTCTACGACACACTCCGGAAACAGCCGGAAAAGCAGGCCCGCGAGGACATTGCGCTCCGCTACGAGCGGTTTATCCAGCCGCCGATGGACTTCTTCAATCACCAGTCCAACGTGGACTTCAAGAGCCGCATTGTGGACTTCAATCTGAAGGACCTGCCGGACTCGATGCTGGTCTTCGCACTCATCAACATCTGCGAAGCCGTTCGCAACCGCATGTACTTCAACGCAAAGCGAAACGTGCGGACGTGGCTCTACGTGGAGGAGATGCAGTCCATGTTCGCCTACCCGACGGTTCTGAACTACTTCTCGCGGTTCTCGAACGAGGGCCGCAAGTTCGGGCTTCTGCTTACGGGCATCACGCAGAACGCAACGGCGATGCTCAACAACGAAGCGGCGCAGAACATCGTTCTCAACGCGGACTTCCTGATGCTGCTCAAGCAGTCCCCGCTCGACCGCATGAGGTGGGTGGAGCTGCTGAATCTCTCCGAACAGGAGGAAGAGTGCATTGATGAGTCCGTCGAACCCGGAGACGGTCTTCTGATTGCCGGGAATGCCCGTGTCCCGATTCGCGGAAAGTTCCCGAAGGGCAACGTCCTCTACGAGCTGTTCAGCACGAATCCCAATGACAGGAAGAAGGACAGGTAG
- a CDS encoding DUF3846 domain-containing protein, with protein sequence MEALLIPVDGTPVTIDLKADENGSTLRELQRLVGGSIEPLNVLFGEEVSIYVNEEGLYSCPPNRALYATKRMENAGYLSQMDFHTPVHEGDLYTVLFGNLVAVGFDPETGEDRPLTDGECQTVRDYFTRVSAPGSGLSEVLAITKGPKLRQDRAEGRNSLREEASEMRSSSSALAGGRKGQNPFEQDRQA encoded by the coding sequence ATGGAAGCTTTACTCATTCCCGTGGACGGGACCCCCGTCACCATCGACCTGAAGGCGGACGAGAACGGCTCGACACTCAGAGAGTTGCAGCGCTTGGTGGGCGGCTCAATTGAACCGCTCAACGTGCTGTTCGGAGAAGAAGTTTCAATCTACGTGAACGAGGAGGGGCTGTACAGCTGCCCGCCGAACCGTGCACTCTACGCGACGAAGCGGATGGAGAACGCGGGCTATCTTTCGCAGATGGACTTCCACACGCCGGTGCACGAAGGGGACCTCTACACCGTCCTGTTTGGCAATCTCGTTGCCGTGGGGTTCGACCCAGAGACGGGCGAGGACCGACCGCTGACGGACGGCGAGTGCCAGACGGTCCGCGACTACTTCACCCGCGTCAGCGCGCCCGGAAGCGGCCTGTCGGAGGTGCTTGCCATCACCAAGGGGCCGAAGCTGCGGCAGGACCGGGCGGAGGGCAGGAACAGCCTGCGGGAGGAAGCATCCGAGATGCGCTCCTCCTCTTCCGCGCTCGCCGGCGGTCGCAAGGGGCAGAACCCCTTTGAGCAGGACCGGCAGGCATAG
- a CDS encoding type IA DNA topoisomerase, with amino-acid sequence MKLVIAEKPMLARDIARAICGRSVAENAPLPVSGNGYTVIACAGHLLQLVEPEKVNPAWGKPWSLDALPIEVPDWPKEPAPDKRELVDRIAGLLEKADSVIAAGDPDDEGQLIVDELLDYLGYAGRVERVYVNDNIEKNIVRAFGRLVPNDGCRGVGRAAYARQMADMCFGVNETRLATLRLHALCTVGRVQTPTLGLVVARDDAIEHHAKRKYFVLSAKGDCTDAGGAVTFCFKPGRELLGDEKHLFAREPLDRLKERLDGKDLPFETTVTRKQACPPLPYNLTVLLADMSKRYGFAAAKTQQITQDLRDKYKAITYNRSDSQYLKEEHYQDAPVVLAQAMRNLGTDWALDFGIRSKAFNDANVTAHHAIIPQEADAPVSRMTGDESKVYRAIVERYAMQFLPPMVYDLSTSTFPVEEGVFSATARRVVSAGFRETFGGEAQEEDEDADLADLWVPEGSHHLCGVRCTVGTKETTPPKPYTEGTLITDMAAISKYVTDPEVKAILKKKDDGKKGEHGGIGTTATRASIIENLKKRGYLAEQKGKVHATDKAKAFYRLLPPEIRGADVTARWWLIQQSVAEGSDDVNAVQRSVIQVFRSHMDSAYVGESIGGNRNAVGRCPVCGKEVVQCGRAYSCSSNRNEKQEDGTWKRVAGCGFKILPFCGKPLTPKQAGGLMAGKSVSLKGCRSKTGKTFDCRLRLKKDGTLAVTFD; translated from the coding sequence ATGAAGCTTGTCATTGCAGAGAAGCCGATGCTTGCCCGTGACATTGCACGCGCCATCTGCGGGAGAAGCGTCGCAGAAAACGCGCCGCTCCCGGTTTCCGGGAACGGCTATACCGTCATTGCCTGCGCCGGGCATCTCTTGCAGCTCGTGGAGCCGGAGAAGGTCAACCCTGCGTGGGGAAAGCCGTGGTCTCTGGACGCGCTCCCGATTGAGGTTCCGGACTGGCCGAAGGAGCCTGCACCGGACAAGAGGGAGCTGGTGGACCGAATTGCCGGTCTTCTGGAAAAGGCGGACAGCGTTATTGCCGCCGGTGACCCGGACGATGAGGGACAGCTGATTGTCGATGAACTGCTGGACTATCTGGGCTACGCAGGCAGGGTCGAACGGGTCTATGTAAATGACAACATCGAGAAAAACATCGTCCGTGCGTTCGGCAGGCTTGTGCCGAACGACGGCTGCCGTGGCGTCGGAAGGGCTGCCTATGCCCGCCAGATGGCGGATATGTGCTTTGGCGTAAACGAGACCCGTCTTGCAACCCTCCGCCTGCACGCGCTCTGCACCGTGGGGCGCGTGCAGACCCCGACACTGGGGCTTGTTGTGGCCCGTGACGATGCCATCGAACACCATGCGAAGAGGAAGTATTTCGTCCTTTCCGCCAAGGGGGACTGCACGGACGCCGGGGGAGCCGTGACGTTCTGCTTCAAACCGGGCAGGGAACTTCTGGGGGACGAAAAGCATCTCTTTGCAAGGGAACCTCTGGACCGGTTGAAGGAAAGGCTGGATGGAAAGGACCTGCCCTTCGAGACCACGGTCACGCGGAAGCAGGCCTGCCCGCCGCTTCCCTACAACCTCACGGTCCTGCTCGCGGACATGTCCAAGCGCTATGGGTTTGCCGCTGCAAAGACCCAGCAGATTACGCAGGACCTTCGCGACAAGTACAAGGCCATCACCTATAACCGCTCGGATTCGCAATATCTGAAGGAAGAACACTATCAGGATGCGCCGGTTGTCCTTGCGCAGGCGATGCGGAATCTGGGGACGGACTGGGCGCTCGATTTTGGCATCCGCTCCAAAGCCTTTAATGACGCAAACGTGACGGCGCACCATGCCATCATCCCGCAGGAAGCGGATGCCCCTGTCAGTCGGATGACAGGGGACGAGTCCAAGGTCTACCGCGCGATTGTGGAGCGCTACGCGATGCAGTTCCTCCCGCCCATGGTGTACGACCTGAGCACGAGCACCTTCCCCGTGGAGGAAGGCGTTTTCTCCGCAACGGCGAGACGGGTTGTCTCTGCCGGTTTCCGGGAGACGTTCGGAGGGGAAGCGCAGGAGGAGGACGAGGATGCGGACCTGGCTGATTTGTGGGTGCCGGAAGGCAGCCATCACCTCTGCGGAGTCCGTTGCACGGTCGGAACAAAGGAAACCACCCCGCCGAAGCCCTACACCGAGGGCACGCTCATCACGGACATGGCCGCCATCTCCAAGTACGTCACGGACCCGGAGGTGAAAGCCATCCTCAAGAAGAAGGATGACGGCAAAAAGGGGGAGCACGGAGGAATCGGAACCACGGCAACGCGGGCATCTATCATCGAAAACCTCAAGAAGCGCGGGTATCTGGCAGAGCAGAAGGGAAAGGTCCACGCCACGGACAAGGCAAAGGCCTTCTACCGCCTGCTGCCGCCGGAAATCCGGGGAGCGGACGTGACGGCCCGGTGGTGGCTCATCCAGCAAAGCGTCGCGGAGGGGAGCGATGACGTGAACGCTGTGCAGCGCAGCGTCATTCAGGTCTTCCGCAGCCACATGGATTCCGCTTATGTGGGGGAGAGCATCGGCGGAAACCGGAACGCCGTGGGGCGCTGCCCTGTCTGCGGGAAAGAGGTCGTGCAGTGCGGCAGGGCATATTCCTGCTCATCCAACCGGAACGAGAAGCAGGAGGACGGGACTTGGAAGCGGGTTGCCGGATGCGGATTCAAGATACTGCCCTTCTGCGGCAAGCCGCTCACCCCGAAGCAGGCCGGAGGGCTGATGGCCGGCAAGTCGGTCTCCCTGAAAGGGTGCCGGTCCAAGACCGGGAAGACGTTCGATTGCAGGCTCCGCCTGAAGAAGGACGGCACGCTGGCGGTAACTTTTGATTGA